The DNA sequence CGGAATCGTCTCGCGACACGCCAACCTCCCTCTCCGGCACACCCAGCCTCTCACCACCGAGTATGAGCTCGCCCGAAGGCCGTTGAATGAGATAGTCATCACCACCAGTGGGTGTTTCCCACACGTGAGTGTGCGGCAGAGGCGAGCTGTCTCCAGGCGGAGTCAGGGCGCAGACTTGTCCACGGACAGGGACGAGCAGACCCGTGAGCTTAGGGAGGAGGTGGGAGGTGTAGGCGTTTGTGGCCAGAACCACTGACTTGGCTGTGATCTGTCCGCGAGGCGTGTGCAGAGTCCATGAATCTCCTACGCGCTGCAGGTGTTGGACTGGCGTCTTTGTCTGGAGGTTGAATACGCTCGAGTCGTTCTCGCTGAGAAGACGCTCAAAGACCCAGGCAACGAGCTTGTACGGCCACAACTTGGCAGCATTAGGCTGATATACAGCAGCATATGCCTGAGGAACACGCAGCTTCTGCAGCTCTTCATTATCGGTGacgatcttggcctggtcgGCGAGATCAGGGAACTCCCGCCTCAGACGATCGAGATGCTTGGACACGAGGTCGAGCACCGATTTTGAGGGGAGAACGTGAACGCCCCCGGTGGTTTCCCAGTCGCAGGGGATCTTATTCTCGGCGACGAGGTCGCGGAGGAAGTTGTATGTGCCCAGCTCGAAGCGGGAGACGGGTGGTTTGGCAGCGTAGATGAATGGCTGACAGTGGCCACCATTCTGTCCAAGTTGTCAGCATTTTTCAGCCCGATTGAGATACCTAACAAGTGATAAAGGTATCATGCTTCAATGAGAATCAGATATCCACTCACCCGTCCTGTAGCTCCCCAGCACGCCTCCCTCGCCTCAAGAAGTACCACCTTCTTTCCACCTTTGACCAGCTCCCTCGCCGCAAACGCACCCGTGATGCCGCTGCCGACGACAACCACGTCAGCCGTGGCGGGGAGGTCTTCCGTGGTCCGATGGCCCAGCAACTTGTCCGATGGCTGCTGATGCCAGTATGACCTTGTGCTCTCGACACTGGGCAGCTCTGCCTGTCCTTGAAGCGGCGTGGGGACTGTCATGGTTGACCAAGTGGTAGTTTAGTGTGGTTAGCttgttgtgtgtgtgtgtgtgtgtgtgtgtgtgtgctcGTTCTCTTTTGTAACCTCGGTTGTCGTGGTCTTTCAATGAGATATCTCGTCGTAGTTGAATGAGTACAAGTGTATCGTCATGTATCGCTCCTACAGACCCCGCCTTATACAGTACCCAACTTACATAACGTGCATGGCGCGAGTCTTGGGCTTTATCAGACAAGATAGGCATGCAAGATAAACAGAGCAACAAGCTGCAGCTTTAACAGTCAATCACTTCAGAAAATGCACTTGTCCTTTGAACTGGTCATATCATATTCATGCCATTTCGTCGTCAGAATCATCACCAACTATCAGATCAACCTCCTCCGTCAGCTATGAATCCAGCTGCTGCCCATTCCCAACGAGGCCTTTCCTCTGGGTGTCCCGGGCTTCAAAAGTATACTCGACGAGCCATTTCTATAATTTACATGATTCCACCTCTCGAGTCGACAATAAGTATCCGTCTTCCGCTCCTTCAATGGCTTGATGCAATCCTGTGAGAAACCTTTTTAACCGTTCCGCATCCTGTgtcccttcccttcctctGCTGATCCCTTGCAGAGCTATGCCGAACTTTTGCATTATTACTCCCCGTATCCATGTACTCGCAACATGTCTAATTCCTTCCAGGGTATTTCGTACACGCAGTCTCCTTCTCGGAGACGCAAATGCTTCAGCTATCCTTCCGTGACTGAGCACATTGTCAATATGTGTCATCGCCCGGGGGCTGTgtaaaaagaagaagaaaaagagtCGGCAGGTATAATAGGTAGTCGGCTCGGCTCGGCTCGACTCGATATCGTGTCGTAGCTATGCCTGAAAGCAATGGTTTGCGGTTCGAACTGTAAACAACCGACTCAACAAAACGCCTAGCAAACAGCAGCCTCCCGCTGACGTCTTCCATTTCTCGTCGTACCGTCGTGTCGTTTCGTGGTGTGGTATGGTGTAGTGTGTGTGGTAGAAAGTTGGTGGGTGTATCGAGGCACAAAATCCTCCCAGTGGCCTCATTCTCCCTATACCCAGTCGGAGCGTATGAACCATTCCGTAGTCAACTGCCCCTGTCCAACATAAAGTGCTGGTGGAGTTCCTCTCCTATCCAGGTTCAAATAAAATCCCAATGTTCCTCAAACATCCGTCATCTCAGTGTCGCTATCACCCGCGATGGACACGGGGAACAGTTCGGCTGGTCCCCAGTTTCCCTCGTATACCGTCGCCGGAGCGGCCCGATGTTCGCTAACCCACCGCAGTCCCTCAAGTTCGAGCACCTGGTGCACCGTAGGTCGCTCATCGGGCTCCTGTGCCGTCATCATCCGGACAATCGAATCGAGAGAGCTGGTGTGCATGGCATTAACCATGAATTCAGGGGGCTGCTGCAGTTCCGATCGCTTAAACGAGCCAAACAGGTTGCTAGGATCGTGCGTCTTTCCGCTGGTGAAATCATCGCTGTGAGCCGACTCGGTAGGGTTTCCTGTGGCGTCTCGTTGGACCTCGATAGATGGTGTCCATGTGAGACTCGGCACCTCGGAGAGGTCACCCGACCGCAGGGCAATCCACGTGGGACCGTTGTCCGGGAGCACGACATTAGCTGCCGTTtcgaggatgatgagtcCAAGCGAGAAGACATCGGCAGCTTGACgtgccttgcccttgagcatCTCTGGAGCCATGTACTCGCGATCACCCTCTACGTCGACACCCTCAGTGGATGTGCAAGCCTGGGCAAGTCCAAAGTCGCCAATCTTGAGAACACCCTCAAATGTGATGAGAATGTTGGCTGGCTTCAAATCGTGGTGCATGAACCCCGCATCGTGAATCTCCTTCAGACCCTGTCCCTAGGTTAGCTGCATAGTCGCACGGCGTGTATCAGCGAAACTTACCAAGCAAAGGTCCTGCAGGATCTTGTAGATGCGGAAATCATCCAATCGGCCACCTTGCCCAACGTTGCCCAGAAACTTGTCAAGTGTGCCCTCCTCGCAGAACTCTGTCTGGATGTACAGGTGAAAGTTGTGCTCCCAGTCATCATAGTACTTGACCACATGCTCGGCATGAGACAGAGCCTGCAGGATACGTGCCTCCCGAACCTTAATCTCCCGCTCTCGAGGTCCATGGTAGGGGtgcttgctcttcttcacagCATAGACCTGACCCTTTGCGGGGCTACGGTTTCGGGAGCATGGCGTCGTAGAAAGACCCTCAAAGTTCATTTGTCGGGGATCCGCCTTGGTCACCCGGTAGACTGTGGAAAACTCGCCCTTGCCGATCTGTTCAACCTTGTCGAATCGGGAATTCAAGCttgcatcaacatcaaggttGCTCGTGCGGGCGTTGACTGGTGTTACAAGAAGGCTGGTGGAGGATCGAAGGTCCCGGCCTGCTGTAGGTGTGACGGGAGGCGGCATGTCGGAGTAGCTCTCGCTGGTCTGAGAGATCGAAAGTCGGCTGGTAtcgagagggagaaggcTCTCCTGAGGAGTCTGTGGTGTACGGCGTCCATCAAGAGGGCTCGCTGGATCAGAGAGGTTTGTCTTAGTAAATGCTTCACGAGAAATCAATGGTTGAGACATGAGAGATGTGCTTAGAGAGGAAGGGGAGTGAAGCCCACGCTGGGCCCTTGAGCGGCTGAGTGAAGAATAAGGAGGTGAAGGCGAATGCCGACGCTTGAGGGTGACAAGCCGATCTGAAATGTCGACCATGCCATCCCCGGCGTTCGGCTTCGTGAGGACCGACTTACAAGTTGCTTCTCGAGGTATTGTCGAACCGACAATGGGAGTGGGGGCGTGAAGAGTCCGGTTTGCACTTGGGCTTTGGTTGGCACTGGGGCACTCGAACGACTTCTCGCTAACCTTGCTCAGGCTGGGAGTAAGATTGTTCTTTGTGGGAGTGGGAGGAGCATCACCCTCCATGGGGTTTGAAAAGTCAATGGTTTCACCAAAGAGCTTGtgctcctcgccatccaAGCTAAGGATGCTGCTGCGGCGTGAGCTTCGGGAGGCATTACCACgctggaagatggccaagcccTTTCCAGGGTTACCAAAGCTGTTGGGAGCTGCGGCGCCGATAGGGTTAAAAGGTGTAGAAGGAATGCCTCCAAAAGAATTACGGTTGTTACCCCTCTTCTTAAGGGCACTTCCTGCTGGTGGAGGAAAGGTGGCGAAGGGGTTCGAGTGCTTCTTGCATGGAGTGTCTGGCGgtgccatcttcttgtccgCCTCCTCTTCCGGGTTTCGGTTCACCTTGGAAATCAGACCTGTAGAGCTGAAAGCGCCAACCCACAGTTGCGACTTGTTAGGGGTCGCCATCGCCCTCGAAGGGTCACTCGGTCTTGTCGGTCGTGTCGCATTAAGAGGCAGAGAGCGAGAAAACAAGTGAGGTCTGGGGCGATCTGGCATTCGTGCAACCGGAGCATAGATGGGCGTCTCCTCCGTCAGGGAGTTGCCAGAAGAGGATGTTGTGAGAGTCTTGGAGAGGGGGTGAGGCTGGAAGGTCCTGTCGCCAGTGAAAGTGGGCGGCTTAGAGGTAGGCGTGGTTGAAATGAAGGGGCTTTCTTGAGGCACGGCGGGAGGGACGAACTGGTCCAGAGAAAGTCGTGGTCGGCTCCGGCTTGGTGAGAATTCAGAGCTGATCTGAGCAAGCTGTCTCTCGCCCGATCGCCTACCCCAAGATCCACGCTCGCCATACCTTTGCTGAAGAGTTGATTTCCGTAGCGAAGATGACCTCTTAGGAACCGTCGTTGTTGGCGTAGGAGAAGGTAGTGGCTCGCGCGATGGAGCGCCGCCATTAGCGGAGAGTTCATATTCAGCAGCCGAGTCTTCATGGATATAAAAGCTCTGTGAAGACGTCGTGTTTGAACCGAAAATGTTCTGATCCTCATTCTGACCCAGTCCTGTGATTCCATGCAAGCTCCGTCGCTTAGCCACCGGGCTtccttggctgggctggtcCAGATTCATGGTCGCATCGCTGCGCTTCAGCGGGCAGTTGTTTGAAACCATGAAGTTGTCGTTGTTAGTATCAAAGGATTTGAAAGGAGATTGCGAGGAGCCCGAGACGTCGAGGTGCACGCTGTGGCGCTTCTCGGAGCTCTTGGGGCTTGTGGCTCCAAGCGCGTTGTTCTCCTGCCCCGATGATTCAATGACAGAGGGTGTGGGCACCATTGGTAGTGAGTTGCCGCTATCGGGTGCCGTGTTAAGCGCTCTCTTCAAGGGACTCTTTGGTGATGCACGCGCTCGTGTCAAGGGCCTTGAAGGAGACGTCTTTGCCGCCTTGGCAGATCGCAGTGATAGTCTGACACTCGGGCGGAAAGGAGTGAATATGGCCTGGTGCGCGACGGCGCCGTTAGCGTGAGGCGGTGCTGAGCGAGCGTGCGGTGACagaggatgttgatgttgcggTGTTGAGCCGAGTCGGCGGCAGGGCGATTGAGGGGAAGTGTGGTGCGGGCTGTCGGGGCTCTGCGTGTTGGAGCGCGACAGGAACTTTGAAGAGGGTGATCGTGAGATAGACCGTCGCAGCGTGCGCACAGCTGATGTGACGTCGATCTGGTGAGCGTGTGTTGGCGACGGGAGGGCGAGTGTGCCACCGCTGCTGTTGGAGAAGGACATTGTGTGCGTGGAATGCTAAGCGTTCGGGGGTATCGCGGGCAGCCAGCAGAAGAGGAATGCCCACGTAAGCAGTACTAAGGTTGTGTGCGCAATAGTCCTTCTAATTCTCTATAATTCGAGATAAAAGGCAGGTAAGAATTCAGTAGGGGCGAAATCGAAAGTCGAGGCTCGGTCGTCGGCCGAAGATTGGTGAATGGCCAAGCAGAGCTGCGTGAACGTCGAATCGAAGAGGTGAGAGAAGTAGCTCGAGGCGATGCCCTACAAAATCGCGAAAAGCTGTGCCAGTCTCACTGGGATGCTAGAGGTCATATCATGACTCGGAAACCGGAGGCAGATCGAACACTAGGGCAGGCAGACAGTTTTGTAACGAGTGCAGGCAGCAGTCGGATCGTGAAGAAGTGATGTCGTCAAGCAGGCAGCCAAAAAAGGCGGACCGGGATAATATGAACAAGTTGTGATAGAGCAAAGGTGAGTGTTGACAAGagggggaagaaggggaCGGGGTTGGAACTACTCGGTAGTAGTAGGAGTGCTTGTTGTCCGAACTATTAGATAGCCTTGTCGCGCGTGGTCGTCCTCGCTCGGGGGGTGGGCGGATTCAAGAAACGGGGAGAAGATAGTGTGGGCAGTTACACCATGGCGCTCGTCGGCATCGGCGTCCTGACACAAACCAAACACCCGTGAAAGTGAGTCGTCTCTTGTCTTTGCGTATGCGTCCTGGTTTGTCGGGtgcaagagaaggagaacccCTCGTGTGGCTGCGTTGAAACCAAGAACCCTTTCTCAGGGCATAGCGTGGATCCTCCAACGGGGTCTGGTGACTCAGGACGTCAGGTCGAAAGGACAACGAGTGGTAGTGGCGAATCGGGCTGGTATGCACTTGGCTCGTCTGGTTTGGAAAAGTTGGGAAAAGACCCAGAGGGTGTGGGAGGAATTGAATTggaagggcgagaagagaagatgatgggatggatggacaagACAACCTAGAAGAGAGATCCGGGACTCGAGCGACCTAGGATTAGGATTGCGCGTGTTAGGCGGGCGGGCGCACGCTGGCAGTTGATGGACTGGACAGGACGGTTGGGTCTCTTGGCCCGTTTAGTTTTAGAAGGGCACCCCCCGTAAAATGCAGTGGGGAGTCGCCAAAACCTACCTTACCTCCTGCCCAAGGCACGAgggccagccagccagcaagCGGGAGGGAGTAAAAGGGCAAGCGCGGGTGGGACGGCCAGGCAGGGGAGGCGCGGTGGGGAGAGGCCGGGACACGGGACAGGGAAGCCACTGACGGGGGACCATTGAGCAAATTGGTGCGCGCTTGAGAGGCGAACAAGGCAGGAAGCAGCAGGCTGGGGCAGGAGCGCGTCCACGAGAAGTGACGCATTTGTTTACAATGTTTCCTTAAAGGGAAAAGCGCGACACGAAAGACGCGTCTCTTCAGACAAGGGGGGGTGGCAGGAGGTGGGGCCCCAACGCACCTTCCCAGGACTCCCCTTGTCAGGCCATGGCGCCGGGGCTGGTCCCCCGTAGGCCGTAGCCCGCCGTGGTCCGTCCACCTCCAAGGCTTTAGCTCTGATCCATCCGAGCCATCATCGGGACAATCACATTCCCTCCGTCTAAGACGAGGTTTTTGGCTTCCCGCGCTGTGTCTTTGTCGTACATAGTCTACGTACGTAGTAGTTCTGGCAACGACGGACCGGCTGAAAGAGGTCGATGATCCTGGATCTTCAGGGAGAGCACGTTTTCTATGACGGGAGTGTACCGCGGATACGCCAAGCTCCCGCAGGTCAGTTTTGATGGTTCCTGAAGCCGAAACTTACCAGTCTGCAACATAGGAGAGAGTGACGGGGCATCCATATCTCAGGGAGACGACTCTCCACTCTGCGGCCTATTGTCCAGGCTATCGCTCGCTTCGTGTTGCCCTTTCTCAGGGCAGATTCGGGGCTCCTATTCTCCCATAACCCACTCGGCCCCGTCGATACAACtgacaacagcaacaacaaatTGACTGACACTCTTGATGAGACAGACTGACATGTCCCAGCGCCAGCGCGCCAGTGCTCGAAAGCCCCTGTCGTCGATGCTCCACTGGGCGCATCTCAGCGCCAGTGCCCAGGGGTCCTCCCGTCCTGAGGTGCCCTGATTGTCGTCTCTCACAGGTCCCAAACCCAAagaccagccagccaagccagccCTCCGACCTCTCTCAGGTCTAGGGGCTCTTGCCAGGGGGTTCCCAGAAGTCTGGCAGTCGACGGGGGTTTCCACGTCGCCTCGCGCCCGTTGTAGAtcatccatggcatggcatggaaTTGGGAcgagatgggatgggatcGTGGTGAGATGGCACGAGGTGATCTCGAGGTATCCCATCTATAGACCGAAGCTGCGCGCTGAGCGCTTCTGCTGGTCGCTCGCGTGGTCGCAGACTTCCAGACGCTCAACGGATGGACAAGATGGTGCTGCTTAGGCGCTGTAAGGCCGCAGAAGGTCGCAAGCAAGATACGATGGGGCCGTGTTGCGGCATCTTGATGCCCACCGGTTCGCTGGCTCCCGTCCTTCAGACCATTCAGCGTCATGATCGCCGCCGTCAGTCTTTGGTGAGCATGCCTCATCCCGGAACCCATCAAGCCTTACCTCGTACTTGGAGCCCGAATACGTCGAGCTTACACGTACGGGTAGGTACATCAGAACTGATGTCAACGAGCTACTGGGTAGGTAGCATGTAATAAGCCCTGGCCAGCGACGTCTTCGTGCCAGTTGCTGgagcttgtcttgtcttgcatGCTCTGGCAGCATCACGACCTATCTTGTGGTTGAGCAGCCGCCCCGTGGCCCTCGTCTTCTGGCCGGCCGGTCCACTGGCCGCCACCACCTAGCCAGCTCATCGGGCACGCACCAGCACACAGCGCACACCAGCTCAgcacatccatccatcccatgcGCATCGACCCCCATGGCAtcagccatgccatgccatgcccttCCATCCCGATGCACCGGGCCTCCATGACGCGCAGCAAATCTCCTCGATCAAAACAAACAAACCCATCCCTCATGCCCCGttccccatcccatcccccaTCATCCCCTATTACACTGCACACTCCCCACTGTGAGCTGGACTAGCTGACGGTGGTAATTTGATCTTTAATTATGCTCTTTATGCCGGCCAGCCCATGTCATTTCGCTTCTTGTGGGAGACTCCGGGGTTGGCCCCGCCGGATCCGAGAAGGAGACGTTGTGAGTCGTCGGACAAGCCATCCTTTGTCCCCTGCCTGCAAGCCCCAAGAGAGGGACCACCCGATGGCTCATATCAAAGTTATCGCAGCCCAGGCTTCGAGATTTGGAAGCTCTCCGATCCTGCCAGGCCACCAATGAGGGCTCCCTCTCGGCATATgtctgcttctgctgctttTCTTGGAGCTGCTCCGTGCTTCTTCAACGACGTCGATGGCCATACGTACCATGCGATGCCATGCCGTGCCGACTTACACGGACCGAGCCAGACGCACGACATGACCACCATGGTCGCCTTTGAATCCGCTTGCAACCTTTTTCTCCGGACGAACGCACAGCACGACCTAGCCTCGCCCCGCGCTCGCATAACTTGCACTAGACAAGCTATGAACAGGGGCCGGATTGGCTGTGCACAAAGGGGCTCGCGAACTTGTTGACCGCCTGACTGGTTGCATATTTTATGGGACGTCCGCTGCAGCTAGTAGGCCGTTGAAGCACACCGCACAACTCTTGCGGCTCTGTGAAATGAACCCCTACTGCATTCATATTGCAAGGGGCCGTCTAGGCGGCCTCGAGCAGAAGCGGTCTGCATCACCGAGACCAGTTTTTACTTCTCCTGAACCCCTATTCATGTCGAGTTTCTGGAACAACGAGCGTTGTCCTGGAGTTACACGATGCAAGCTGCGGACGGTGCTCGGATGCCGATATTATAGACGCATCTCGGGTTGGATACGGAACCACAACTACCGTCGACGGACGCCTCCACAGTGCACAAATTGGCTCTCCTGTGCTGTGCCGTCCGGTTTAATTAAGCGCCGTCATGCGGCCACCAAGTTTGGCCTGCATAAGATTATCCAAATCTGGTGTGCCATCAGGTGCGCCGTCCTCCGAA is a window from the Fusarium keratoplasticum isolate Fu6.1 chromosome 5, whole genome shotgun sequence genome containing:
- a CDS encoding DAO domain-containing protein, with amino-acid sequence MTVPTPLQGQAELPSVESTRSYWHQQPSDKLLGHRTTEDLPATADVVVVGSGITGAFAARELVKGGKKVVLLEAREACWGATGRNGGHCQPFIYAAKPPVSRFELGTYNFLRDLVAENKIPCDWETTGGVHVLPSKSVLDLVSKHLDRLRREFPDLADQAKIVTDNEELQKLRVPQAYAAVYQPNAAKLWPYKLVAWVFERLLSENDSSVFNLQTKTPVQHLQRVGDSWTLHTPRGQITAKSVVLATNAYTSHLLPKLTGLLVPVRGQVCALTPPGDSSPLPHTHVWETPTGGDDYLIQRPSGELILGGERLGVPEREVGVSRDDSVDPVIGQRLRAALHEAVKLKAPEKTEEATLDATYEWTGIMGYSRDGYPWVGQVPAALGGEDSGLWISAGYTGHGMPVAARCAVAVAHEILGVKGGVELPAEYRIHGGRADAARVMVIPTTLEEEIKAVIGDL
- a CDS encoding Protein kinase domain-containing protein produces the protein MSFSNSSGGTLALPSPTHAHQIDVTSAVRTLRRSISRSPSSKFLSRSNTQSPDSPHHTSPQSPCRRLGSTPQHQHPLSPHARSAPPHANGAVAHQAIFTPFRPSVRLSLRSAKAAKTSPSRPLTRARASPKSPLKRALNTAPDSGNSLPMVPTPSVIESSGQENNALGATSPKSSEKRHSVHLDVSGSSQSPFKSFDTNNDNFMVSNNCPLKRSDATMNLDQPSQGSPVAKRRSLHGITGLGQNEDQNIFGSNTTSSQSFYIHEDSAAEYELSANGGAPSREPLPSPTPTTTVPKRSSSLRKSTLQQRYGERGSWGRRSGERQLAQISSEFSPSRSRPRLSLDQFVPPAVPQESPFISTTPTSKPPTFTGDRTFQPHPLSKTLTTSSSGNSLTEETPIYAPVARMPDRPRPHLFSRSLPLNATRPTRPSDPSRAMATPNKSQLWVGAFSSTGLISKVNRNPEEEADKKMAPPDTPCKKHSNPFATFPPPAGSALKKRGNNRNSFGGIPSTPFNPIGAAAPNSFGNPGKGLAIFQRGNASRSSRRSSILSLDGEEHKLFGETIDFSNPMEGDAPPTPTKNNLTPSLSKVSEKSFECPSANQSPSANRTLHAPTPIVGSTIPREATCKSVLTKPNAGDGMVDISDRLVTLKRRHSPSPPYSSLSRSRAQRGLHSPSSLSTSLMSQPLISREAFTKTNLSDPASPLDGRRTPQTPQESLLPLDTSRLSISQTSESYSDMPPPVTPTAGRDLRSSTSLLVTPVNARTSNLDVDASLNSRFDKVEQIGKGEFSTVYRVTKADPRQMNFEGLSTTPCSRNRSPAKGQVYAVKKSKHPYHGPREREIKVREARILQALSHAEHVVKYYDDWEHNFHLYIQTEFCEEGTLDKFLGNVGQGGRLDDFRIYKILQDLCLGLKEIHDAGFMHHDLKPANILITFEGVLKIGDFGLAQACTSTEGVDVEGDREYMAPEMLKGKARQAADVFSLGLIILETAANVVLPDNGPTWIALRSGDLSEVPSLTWTPSIEVQRDATGNPTESAHSDDFTSGKTHDPSNLFGSFKRSELQQPPEFMVNAMHTSSLDSIVRMMTAQEPDERPTVHQVLELEGLRWVSEHRAAPATVYEGNWGPAELFPVSIAGDSDTEMTDV